One stretch of Streptomyces hygroscopicus DNA includes these proteins:
- a CDS encoding glycosyl transferase — MTAGEYRELIEALAWGLGAGLLLMFAGGIDDVRRRRDRNSRGKS; from the coding sequence ATGACGGCGGGCGAGTACCGCGAGCTGATCGAAGCGCTCGCGTGGGGGCTCGGCGCCGGGCTGCTGCTGATGTTCGCGGGCGGAATCGATGACGTCCGCCGCAGGCGCGACCGCAATTCGAGGGGGAAGTCATGA
- a CDS encoding DNA polymerase III subunit epsilon, whose amino-acid sequence MWHKGRFCAFDLETTGIDVEADRVVTAAAYGLGGGEPVEPHEWMVDPGVEIPAEATAVHGISTEEAQTKGEPAPGAVDHIADVLAGYARSGGTIVGHNLSYDLTLLDRELRRYALQPLVDRLGETPLHVIDTRVLDTHADQFRKRPSKTQGPRQLITLAQVYELPWDDEAAHGCAYDAVVAARVAYRIGTLAHTPREEWPERIRDVRRPRYADFRDVTVSELHAAQIEWHADQAAGLERHFRKSNADAAVDRAWPLRPWGES is encoded by the coding sequence ATGTGGCACAAGGGCAGGTTCTGCGCCTTCGATCTCGAGACGACCGGCATCGACGTCGAGGCCGACCGCGTCGTGACCGCCGCGGCGTACGGGCTCGGCGGCGGCGAACCGGTCGAGCCGCACGAGTGGATGGTCGACCCCGGCGTCGAGATCCCTGCCGAGGCGACTGCCGTGCACGGCATCAGCACGGAAGAAGCGCAGACGAAGGGTGAGCCGGCGCCGGGCGCGGTCGACCACATCGCCGACGTCCTCGCCGGGTACGCCCGCTCGGGCGGCACGATCGTCGGCCACAACCTGTCGTACGACCTCACGCTGCTCGACCGCGAGCTGCGCCGCTACGCGCTGCAGCCGCTCGTCGACCGGCTCGGCGAGACACCGCTGCATGTGATCGACACGCGCGTACTCGACACGCACGCCGACCAGTTCCGTAAGCGCCCGAGCAAGACGCAGGGGCCGCGGCAGCTCATCACCCTCGCGCAGGTCTACGAGCTGCCGTGGGACGACGAGGCGGCGCACGGCTGCGCGTACGACGCGGTCGTCGCCGCTCGGGTGGCGTACCGGATCGGGACGCTCGCGCACACACCGCGCGAGGAGTGGCCCGAGCGGATCCGCGACGTGCGCCGCCCGCGATACGCCGACTTCCGTGACGTGACCGTCTCCGAGCTGCACGCCGCACAGATCGAGTGGCACGCCGACCAGGCAGCCGGACTCGAGCGCCATTTCCGCAAGAGCAACGCCGACGCGGCAGTCGACCGCGCGTGGCCGCTTCGCCCATGGGGGGAATCATGA
- a CDS encoding Putative D-xylulose 5-phosphate/D-fructose 6-phosphate phosphoketolase has translation MLTDDAVRILAALLVLAIVPVTWAVRLAPRRAAKAAPAGATVFAYCAAEEAVRPHVRRADGSLLCWDCPPLSGGAR, from the coding sequence ATGCTGACCGACGACGCTGTGCGGATCCTCGCCGCGCTGCTCGTGCTCGCCATCGTTCCCGTGACGTGGGCCGTGCGGCTCGCGCCGAGGCGTGCTGCGAAGGCGGCGCCCGCGGGGGCGACCGTGTTCGCGTATTGCGCGGCCGAGGAAGCCGTACGGCCGCACGTGCGGCGCGCCGACGGGTCGCTGCTGTGCTGGGACTGCCCGCCGCTGTCGGGGGGTGCCCGATGA
- a CDS encoding phage tail protein gives MLPISPEALAALPQATRRPARAEWSNDGGQSWTPAQVGAANVTPDRTAEVRYSASVELVDVPIGRHGINSEATQVRLWQGIGIPRRDIEWIPAGRYVIDRQRQTRLGVSLDLLGREDVIRGAAFPVARTIGPDTARNAAEQLVGEALPGTPIAWRPGVNPDTQLPAFVVDEDRWAALSAGTDSSGTSTGIAAALAGEVWLDARGIVTFGPVPTIADDPVWRVPRGVAMVQPAREQSAESIANVWSVSGDGGDGAPAVGPAHAWDDDPLSLTYAGPDPIGDPLAPQRLGLTHVRVRTKRHASALITSLGQAAEVARAQLADSLGVQSSLSFTNVCNPALEPGDVVLVEIEAGVWERHVIDSCPYDLGGVTQTCATRTTTIRT, from the coding sequence ATGCTGCCGATCTCACCCGAGGCGCTCGCGGCGCTGCCGCAGGCAACCCGCCGCCCGGCGCGCGCTGAGTGGAGTAACGACGGCGGGCAGTCGTGGACGCCTGCGCAGGTGGGCGCGGCGAACGTGACGCCGGACCGTACCGCCGAGGTTCGGTATTCGGCGTCGGTCGAGCTCGTCGACGTGCCGATCGGCCGGCACGGCATCAACTCGGAGGCGACGCAGGTTCGGTTGTGGCAGGGCATCGGCATACCCCGACGCGATATCGAGTGGATCCCCGCCGGCCGGTACGTGATCGACCGGCAGCGGCAGACCCGGCTCGGCGTCTCGCTCGATCTGCTCGGACGCGAGGACGTCATCAGGGGAGCGGCGTTCCCCGTGGCGCGTACGATCGGCCCGGACACCGCGCGGAACGCCGCCGAGCAGCTCGTCGGCGAGGCGCTGCCTGGTACGCCGATCGCATGGCGGCCGGGCGTGAACCCGGATACGCAGTTGCCAGCGTTCGTCGTCGACGAGGACCGGTGGGCGGCACTGTCAGCCGGCACCGACAGCTCGGGGACGTCGACCGGCATCGCCGCAGCGCTCGCCGGCGAGGTGTGGCTCGACGCCCGCGGCATCGTCACATTCGGTCCCGTGCCGACGATCGCCGACGACCCCGTGTGGCGCGTGCCGCGCGGCGTCGCGATGGTGCAGCCGGCGCGCGAGCAGTCGGCCGAGAGCATCGCAAACGTCTGGTCGGTCTCGGGCGACGGCGGCGACGGGGCGCCCGCGGTCGGTCCGGCGCACGCGTGGGACGACGACCCGCTGTCGCTCACCTACGCCGGTCCCGACCCGATCGGCGATCCGCTGGCGCCGCAGCGCCTCGGGCTCACGCACGTACGGGTGCGCACGAAGCGGCACGCGTCGGCGCTGATCACCTCGCTCGGGCAGGCGGCCGAAGTCGCCCGCGCGCAGCTCGCTGACAGCCTCGGCGTGCAGAGCTCGCTCTCGTTCACGAACGTCTGCAATCCCGCGTTGGAGCCGGGCGACGTCGTGCTCGTCGAGATCGAGGCCGGCGTCTGGGAACGGCACGTCATCGACTCGTGCCCGTACGACCTCGGCGGCGTCACGCAGACGTGCGCCACCCGCACAACGACGATTAGGACGTGA